The Leishmania major strain Friedlin complete genome, chromosome 23 genome has a segment encoding these proteins:
- a CDS encoding putative protoheme IX farnesyltransferase translates to MLTDFFWWSISYESTTVLRRALSSLSAARVCRFREPESCRTIKQVGKTMLHITAARHAQLFRLTQRRLQSGTFKACPYHRTKEGSPTVMAQGAMEHCPVVGTTPHMGCPVEARLCDRRPPTMSIMVSQMGKSQLSAYVAATALAGYVIAGGTVPLVAAAVTAGTMLQSCSANTANQIIEAPYDKLMKRTCRRPLPMKFLSPQAATAISSMELTLGTGLLYCVSPPAAALGVFNWFLYVCIYTPLKRVSALNTWFGSIVGGVPPLMGGVAVAGIITPPVWLLATFLFVWQIPHFNGLAFHCRRDYEAAGYKMLAFYNPWRASFYAVALSVLMAFLTLVCPTLAGMEVEGMWYYSVTAAANALMIYKSLLFHNEPVRHCRGCFVFSYVYLSVVLAAIMLNHIQPMHLAQRAIDYVAAEATKASTPSSAVVSTAET, encoded by the coding sequence ATGCTCACAGATTTCTTCTGGTGGAGCATCTCATACGAATCCACCACCGTCTTGCGGCGTGCTCTTTCCTCACTTTCCGCCGCTCGTGTGTGTCGCTTCCGTGAGCCAGAATCCTGCCGCACCATCAAACAAGTGGGAAAGACAATGCTGCACATCACGGCAGCTCGgcacgcgcagctcttcAGGCTGACGCAGCGCAGGTTGCAGTCGGGCACCTTCAAGGCGTGCCCGTACCATCGGACCAAGGAGGGATCTCCCACGGTCATGGCGCAAGGGGCCATGGAGCACTGCCCTGTGGTGGGCACAACGCCGCACATGGGCTGCCCCGTGGAGGCGAGGCTGTGCGATCGCCGGCCGCCGACCATGTCGATAATGGTGTCGCAGATGGGCAAGTCGCAGCTCTCCGCTTACGTGGCTGCCACGGCGTTGGCGGGATACGTGATTGCCGGTGGCACCGTTCCCTTagtcgcggctgccgtcaCCGCTGGCACGATGCTGCAGTCCTGCTCTGCCAACACGGCGAACCAGATCATCGAGGCACCGTATGATAAGCTAATGAAGCGCACCTGCCGTCGACCTCTCCCGATGAAGTTCCTCTCACCCCAGGCAGCTACAGCGATCTCCAGCATGGAGCTGACCCTCGGCACTGGGCTGCTGTACTGCGTCAgcccaccggcggcggccttggGTGTCTTCAACTGGTTCTTGTACGTCTGCATTTACACGCCGCTGAAGCGCGTCTCCGCCCTCAACACGTGGTTCGGCTCTATCGTAGGAGGCGTGCCCCCGCTTATGggaggcgtcgccgtcgccggtaTCATCACGCCACCGGTGTGGCTGCTGGCGACGTTCCTGTTTGTGTGGCAAATTCCGCACTTCAATGGGCTCGCCTTCCACTGTCGGCGCGACTACGAGGCGGCCGGCTACAAGATGCTAGCCTTCTACAATCCCTGGCGCGCGTCCTTCTACGCTGTTGCCCTCTCTGTTTTGATGGCCTTCCTCACTCTCGTCTGCCCGACGCTCGCCGGcatggaggtggaggggatGTGGTATTACTCGGTGACGGCCGCTGCCAACGCGCTCATGATCTACAAGTCTCTCCTCTTTCACAACGAGCCggtgcgccactgccgcggctgcttcgTTTTCTCTTATGTGTACCTCAGCGTGGTCCTCGCGGCGATCATGCTAAACCACATTCAGCCGATGcatctcgcgcagcgcgccaTAGATTATGTGGCTGCGGAGGCAACGAAGGCGTCCACACCGTCGTCGGCGGTAGTGTCCACCGCCGAGACGTAG
- a CDS encoding putative alanine racemase: MSRYDIASEPTAETLALNYKAVCDTVAQESGNRRVTLIAVSKTKSPACLLNLYNLGQRVFGENYVQELGEKAKELPEDTVWHFIGHLQSNKVKELLEGVPNLRVVQTIDSENLASKVNEGCRKYRGGRPLEVYIQVNTSGEETKSGTEPGEATVTLAKYIADECPLLQLKGLMTIGMPDYTSRPENFECLTKCREDVAQAVQMAPEDLELSMGMSGDYVNAIRMGSTAVRVGTSIFGQRYYPHKQ; the protein is encoded by the coding sequence ATGTCCCGCTACGATATCGCTAGCGAGCCTACCGCCGAGACCCTCGCGCTCAACTACAAGGCGGTGTGCGACACGGTGGCGCAGGAAAGCGGAAACCGTCGCGTCACGCTCATTGCGGTGAGCAAGACCAAGTCGCCTGCATGTCTTCTAAACCTTTACAACCTGGGCCAGCGCGTGTTCGGCGAGAATTACGTGCAGGAGCTGGGAGAGAAGGCCAAGGAGCTGCCCGAGGACACGGTGTGGCACTTCATTGGTCACCTGCAGAGCAACAAggtgaaggagctgctggaggggGTGCCCAACCTGCGCGTGGTTCAGACCATCGACTCTGAGAATCTGGCAAGCAAGGTGAACGAGGGGTGCAGGAAGtaccgcggcggccggccACTCGAGGTGTACATTCAGGTAAACACCAGTGGCGAAGAGACGAAGAGCGGAACGGAGCCTGGCGAGGCTACTGTGACACTTGCCAAGTACATCGCTGATGAGTGTCCGCTGCTGCAACTGAAGGGACTCATGACGATCGGCATGCCCGACTACACAAGTCGACCCGAAAACTTTGAGTGCCTCACGAAGTGCCGAGAGGAcgtggcgcaggcggtgcagatgGCGCCGGAGGACCTGGAGCTGTCGATGGGCATGAGTGGCGACTACGTGAACGCCATTCGAATGGGCTCCACCGCCGTGCGCGTCGGAACCTCGATTTTCGGCCAACGCTACTACCCACACAAGCAGTGA
- a CDS encoding putative vacuolar proton translocating ATPase subunit A — MPREACSGLWRSEDMVVLSLHMQREVAHDAVLKLGEIGQFQFEDLNKDVSAFQRDFVQEVRRCDDMERKLRFLQEESEKAGVATIVDGDAEGETMSSLEHKIDEVYSEVVELNEQYQALIEERNRSKEHLEILSRDFGGATGDGVLMVTGVIPKERIPLFERLVYRATRGNSIMRTDNIDKPFYNINANEPVYKSVFAVYFSAPRLHERLIKIAEANAATVYNYADSEQQLTRMHASLQQQVDTITQTLNQSAYRQRQVLLGIAAVCYEWRRAVVTEKAVFSTMNMLKFSGSTAIARGWAPVRSCEDIRTAIAEAEYLSGAQVATIIEELNTKETPPSYFKTNKITGSFQSIVDSYGMARYKEANPGVFTIITFPYLFGVMYGDVGHGIILTLFAAFLVFKEKSFEGQPLNEIFAMIFGGRYLLLLMGFFAVYMGLLYNDMFGFSIEIFASGYRWPQLPPEGPDGIVYPSFPTGRPSVKPESSVIFGIDSAWSETENKLEFYNSIKMKCSVIIGVAQMMAGVLISLTNYIYFNDSVKVWFRFVPEVVFLSCTFGYMCVLIIVKWLTTWENTHDAPSLLETMTNFFLAPGTITLPLFSGQAALQVMLLLVSLACVPCMLCVIPYVEKKEHDQKMQERAAHPPADGEEEGEDDFQLSEIIIHQIIHTIEYVLGCVSNTASYLRLWALSLAHSQLSEVFWSFAFLLTVDYDSGTGICIFFGFAMWMTATIGVLLGMESLSAFLHALRLHWVEFNNKFYAADGYAFEPFDLAETLSKLR; from the coding sequence ATGCCGCGGGAGGCATGCAGTGGGCTGTGGAGGTCGGAGGACATGGTGGTCCTCTCCCTGCACATGCAGCGCGAGGTGGCCCACGACGCCGTTCTCAAGCTCGGCGAGATCGGCCAGTTCCAGTTTGAAGACCTAAACAAGGACGTGAGCGCCTTCCAGCGCGACTTCGTGCaggaggtgcgccgctgcgacgacATGGAGCGCAAGCTGCGGTTTCTGCAAGAGGAAAGCGAAAAGGCCGGCGTGGCCACCATCGtggacggcgacgcggagggggagacgaTGTCGTCGCTCGAGCACAAAATCGACGAGGTGTACTCTGAGGTGGTCGAGCTCAATGAGCAGTACCAGGCCCTCATCGAGGAGCGCAACCGGTCCAAGGAGCACCTCGAGATTCTCTCGCGTGACTTTGGCGGGGCGACTGGCGATGGGGTGCTGATGGTGACCGGCGTCATCCCGAAGGAGCGCATTCCACTCTTCGAGCGCCTGGTGTACCGCGCCACACGCGGCAACTCTATCATGCGCACAGACAATATCGATAAGCCCTTCTACAACATAAACGCGAACGAGCCCGTGTACAAGAGCGTGTTTGCCGTGTACTTTTCGGCCCCGCGGCTGCACGAGAGGCTTATCAAGATCGCCGAGGCGAACGCGGCGACCGTATACAACTACGCCGActcggagcagcagctgaccCGTATGCAcgcctcgctgcagcagcaggtagACACGATCACCCAGACCCTCAATCAGTCAGCCTACCGCCAGCGgcaggtgctgctcggcATTGCGGCTGTCTGCTACGAGTGGCGCCGCGCTGTGGTGACGGAAAAGGCGGTCTTCTCGACCATGAACATGCTGAAGTTTTCGGGGTCGACCGCGATCGCGCGGGGGTGGGCGCCGGTGCGCTCGTGCGAGGACATCCGCACGGCGATCGCCGAGGCTGAGTACCTGAGCGGGGCGCAGGTGGCGACGATCATTGAGGAGCTGAACACGAAggagacgccgccgtcgtacTTCAAGACAAACAAGATTACGGGTTCCTTTCAAAGCATCGTGGACAGCTACGGTATGGCCCGCTACAAGGAGGCGAACCCCGGCGTATTCACGATCATCACCTTCCCTTATCTCTTCGGTGTCATGTACGGCGACGTCGGCCACGGAATCATCCTCACCCTCTTTGCCGCCTTCCTAGTCTTCAAGGAGAAGAGCTTTGAGGGGCAGCCTTTGAACGAGATCTTCGCCATGATCTTCGGCGGCCGCTACCTGCTGTTGCTGATGGGCTTCTTCGCTGTGTACATGGGGCTCCTGTACAACGATATGTTCGGCTTCTCGATTGAAATCTTCGCCTCGGGCTACCGCTggccgcagctgccaccgGAGGGCCCAGACGGGATCGTGTACCCGTCCTTCCCCACAGGCCGCCCCAGCGTCAAGCCGGAATCGTCGGTCATTTTCGGCATCGACTCCGCTTGGTCGGAGACGGAGAACAAGCTGGAATTCTACAACTCCATCAAGATGAAGTGCTCCGTCATTATTGGTGTGGCGCAGATGATGGCTGGCGTGCTCATTTCTCTGACGAACTACATCTACTTCAACGACAGCGTCAAGGTGTGGTTCCGCTTCGTCCCAGAGGTGGTGTTTCTGTCGTGCACCTTTGGATACATGTGTGTCCTCATCATTGTGAAGTGGCTGACCACCTGGGAGAACACGCACGATgccccgtcgctgctggagaCGATGACGAACTTCTTCCTGGCACCAGGAACCATCACCCTTCCGCTCTTCTCTGGCCAGGCTGCCCTGCAGGTGATGCTTCTGCTGGTGTCCTTGGCCTGCGTTCCATGCATGCTGTGCGTCATCCCGTATGTGGAGAAGAAAGAGCATGACCAAAAAATGCAAGAACGGGCTGCCCACCCGCCTgcagacggcgaggaggagggggaggacgaCTTCCAGTTGAGCGAGATCATCATCCACCAGATCATTCACACGATCGAGTACGTGCTCGGCTGCGTGTCGAACACCGCCTCGTACCTACGTCTTTGGGCCCTGTCTCTCGCCCATTCGCAGCTGTCGGAGGTGTTCTGGAGTTTCGCTTTCCTCCTCACGGTCGACTACGATAGCGGCACCGGCATCTGCATCTTCTTTGGCTTCGCCATGTGGATGACAGCGACGATCGGTGTGCTGCTCGGCATGGAGTCCCTGTCCGCCTtcctgcacgcgctgcgtcTTCACTGGGTGGAATTCAACAACAAGTTCTACGCCGCTGATGGCTACGCGTTCGAGCCCTTCGACCTCGCGGAGACGCTGAGCAAGCTGCGCTAA